One window from the genome of Dyella sp. A6 encodes:
- the lptG gene encoding LPS export ABC transporter permease LptG, which produces MDLRIKRVDRLVAISVLGSMLVVWLALTCFDAVFEFLRQLAHVGKNGYTLGDATVYILVTIPRRMYEMFPNAALIGGLLGLGGLASSGELTALRAASLSRMRIGLSAAGVVAVLVVAVVLMGETVGPWGDQQAQAMQVRMKSGNLGLTNDSGLWARDGDRIINAKASLLRHRKDHNEVQLANVRVFTLSPDGQLSRFDWAHTAEHEDNQWVLNNVRSTTLDSTGVHSSQAARVVWDSHLNPRILEQSLILPQYLPMRDLHRNMRYLESNGENPGPYAIAFWARVFYPFNTLVLVLCAMPFAFGTLRSGGLGKRIFIGMLLAIGWYFLQKAMVSFGTVYGVPPMLANLLPAVLLAMAAWLYFRKRV; this is translated from the coding sequence ATGGATCTGCGCATCAAGCGCGTTGACCGGCTGGTGGCGATCAGCGTGCTCGGCTCCATGCTGGTGGTGTGGCTGGCGCTGACCTGTTTCGATGCCGTGTTCGAGTTCCTGCGCCAGCTGGCCCATGTGGGCAAGAACGGCTACACGCTTGGCGACGCCACGGTGTACATCCTGGTGACGATCCCGCGTCGCATGTACGAAATGTTTCCCAATGCCGCGCTGATCGGTGGCCTGCTCGGTCTGGGCGGGCTGGCCTCCAGCGGCGAACTGACTGCGCTGCGAGCGGCGAGCCTGTCGCGCATGCGCATCGGCCTGTCGGCCGCCGGCGTGGTGGCGGTGCTGGTGGTGGCCGTGGTGCTGATGGGCGAGACGGTGGGGCCGTGGGGCGACCAGCAGGCGCAGGCAATGCAGGTGCGCATGAAGTCGGGCAACCTCGGGCTGACCAACGACAGCGGCCTGTGGGCGCGCGACGGCGACCGCATCATCAATGCGAAGGCCAGCCTGCTGCGCCATCGGAAAGACCACAACGAGGTGCAGCTGGCCAATGTGCGGGTGTTCACCCTGTCGCCGGACGGGCAGCTGAGCCGTTTCGACTGGGCCCATACGGCCGAACACGAAGATAATCAGTGGGTGCTCAACAACGTGCGTTCGACCACGCTGGACAGCACGGGCGTACACAGTTCGCAGGCCGCGCGCGTGGTGTGGGACTCGCACCTCAATCCGCGCATCCTCGAGCAGTCGCTGATCCTGCCGCAGTACCTGCCGATGCGCGACCTGCATCGCAACATGCGTTACCTGGAAAGCAACGGCGAGAACCCCGGTCCCTACGCCATCGCGTTCTGGGCGCGCGTGTTCTACCCCTTCAACACGCTGGTGCTGGTGCTGTGCGCGATGCCGTTCGCGTTCGGCACGCTGCGCTCCGGTGGTCTGGGCAAGCGCATCTTCATCGGCATGCTGCTGGCGATCGGCTGGTACTTCCTGCAAAAGGCGATGGTCAGTTTCGGCACCGTGTATGGCGTACCGCCGATGCTCGCCAACCTGCTGCCGGCGGTGCTGCTGGCCATGGCGGCCTGGCTGTATTTCCGCAAGCGTGTCTGA
- the purL gene encoding phosphoribosylformylglycinamidine synthase, translating into MIALDGQSALSPFRLDRLNARLDALHRGARVQASWFVYFIDAAQAPDGEARQRLLAVLEANDAPPAPASLWVVPRLGTISPWSSKATDILHGAGFDIRRVERGIAWQLAGLPEAGDAAHDAVMAVLHDAMTQSVLASLDQAQGLFLAGSPGPLVHIALGADARAALAKANAELGLALADDEIDYLAERYAELGRDPTDAELFMFAQANSEHCRHKVFNASWTIDGEEQDKSLFAMIKNTHQHAPAHTLSAYKDNAAVIAGSEGRRFFTDADGVWRAHPEQIDYAIKVETHNHPTAIAPWPGAATGAGGEIRDEGATGRGAKPKAGLTGFSVSDLRIPGHPQPWEVERPLPPRMASAFEIMRDGPLGAAAFNNEFGRPCLGGYFRTFEDELPGEAGFRRGYDKPIMIAGGLANIRHDHVQKRELQPGHAVIVLGGPAMLIGLGGGAASSVASGTSSAELDFASVQRDNAEMERRCQQVIDACWARGDMNPVVSIHDVGAGGLSNAIPELLNDAGVGGDIDLSKVPCDDPSLSPMQVWSNESQERYVLGIAQADLAEFEAYCKRERCPYAVVGTATAERTLRVVDPRRDLTVIDLPMDVLFGKAPRMHRDTQRVKPRVDLLPDLNGIAMDEALLRVLRLPTVGSKNFLITIGDRTVGGLNHRDPMVGPWQVPVADCAVTMADFDGYAGEAMAMAERAPVALLNSADAARLAVGEAITNMAAASIGSLDEIRLSANWMAAVNHPGEDAALFDAVKAVGMELCPALDISIPVGKDSLSMQTVWHDGEQSQRTVSPVSLVITGFARVDDVRRTLTPQLRMDRGDSDLWLVDLGAGRDRLGGSALTQVFNRKGGVPPDLDDARRLKALFELVQEANRAGLLLAYHDRSDGGAIVTLMEMAFAGHCGLEIHLDGWAEATLRALFNEELGAVLQVAAANREAFEALLVKYSLAGMSHRIGRPKEKLGIKLFLGNETVFKWNWSTLFRAWNETSHAMQRRRDNPLSADAELEWRLDDSDPGIHPKLSFDPAEDIAASLIQAASAGAAKPRVAILREQGVNGQVEMAAAFTRAGFEAVDVHMSDLASGRIKLADFRGLAACGGFSYGDVLGAGRGWATSILYNDALRAQFAAFFEDPTRFALGVCNGCQMLSQLKDIIPGAQHWPKFLRNASEQYEARVCTLEVLDSPSIFFKGMAGSRIPVAVAHGEGRVSFPHECSPSKSGSAVRFVDNRGKPTENYPLNPNGSPGGMAGFTAADGRVTILMPHPERVFRSAQMSWCPDSWGEDSPWMRMFRNARVWCG; encoded by the coding sequence ATGATCGCACTCGACGGGCAGAGCGCCCTTTCGCCGTTCCGCCTCGATCGCCTCAACGCCCGTCTCGATGCCCTGCATCGTGGCGCCCGTGTACAGGCATCGTGGTTCGTCTATTTCATCGATGCCGCCCAGGCTCCGGACGGCGAGGCGCGGCAGCGTCTGCTGGCCGTGCTGGAAGCGAACGATGCGCCGCCGGCGCCGGCCAGCCTGTGGGTGGTGCCGCGTCTGGGCACGATCTCGCCATGGTCGAGCAAGGCCACCGACATCCTGCACGGCGCCGGTTTCGATATCCGTCGCGTCGAGCGCGGCATCGCCTGGCAGCTGGCCGGTCTGCCGGAAGCGGGTGACGCCGCACACGACGCGGTGATGGCGGTACTCCACGACGCGATGACGCAGTCGGTGCTTGCCTCGCTGGATCAGGCGCAGGGCCTGTTCCTGGCCGGTTCGCCCGGCCCGCTGGTGCACATCGCACTGGGCGCAGATGCCCGCGCCGCGCTGGCCAAGGCGAATGCCGAGCTGGGCCTGGCGCTGGCCGACGACGAGATCGATTACCTCGCCGAGCGCTACGCCGAGCTGGGGCGCGACCCCACCGACGCCGAACTCTTCATGTTCGCCCAGGCCAATTCCGAACACTGTCGCCACAAGGTGTTCAACGCGAGCTGGACGATCGATGGCGAAGAACAGGACAAGAGCCTGTTCGCGATGATCAAGAACACCCACCAGCATGCGCCTGCCCACACGCTGTCCGCCTACAAGGACAACGCGGCGGTGATCGCGGGCAGCGAAGGCCGGCGCTTCTTCACCGATGCCGACGGCGTCTGGCGTGCGCATCCGGAACAGATCGACTACGCGATCAAGGTGGAGACGCACAATCACCCGACCGCGATCGCGCCATGGCCCGGCGCGGCCACCGGTGCCGGCGGCGAGATCCGCGACGAGGGCGCCACCGGTCGCGGTGCCAAGCCGAAGGCGGGGCTCACCGGTTTTTCGGTGTCGGACCTGCGTATTCCCGGCCATCCGCAGCCGTGGGAAGTGGAGCGTCCGCTGCCGCCGCGCATGGCCAGCGCGTTCGAGATCATGCGCGACGGCCCGCTGGGCGCGGCCGCGTTCAACAACGAATTCGGCCGCCCCTGCCTGGGCGGCTATTTCCGTACGTTCGAGGACGAGCTTCCTGGCGAGGCCGGTTTCCGGCGTGGTTACGACAAGCCGATCATGATTGCCGGCGGGCTCGCCAACATCCGTCACGATCACGTGCAGAAGCGTGAGCTGCAGCCCGGCCATGCGGTCATCGTGCTGGGCGGTCCAGCCATGCTGATCGGCCTCGGCGGCGGCGCGGCGTCGTCGGTTGCCTCGGGCACCTCCAGCGCGGAACTCGACTTCGCCTCGGTGCAGCGCGACAACGCCGAGATGGAACGGCGCTGCCAGCAGGTGATCGACGCCTGCTGGGCGCGCGGCGACATGAACCCCGTCGTCAGCATCCACGATGTCGGCGCCGGTGGTCTGTCCAACGCCATTCCCGAACTGCTCAACGATGCTGGCGTGGGTGGCGACATCGACCTGTCGAAGGTGCCTTGCGACGACCCGTCGCTGTCGCCGATGCAGGTGTGGAGCAACGAGTCGCAGGAACGCTACGTGCTGGGCATCGCGCAGGCCGATCTGGCCGAGTTCGAGGCCTACTGCAAGCGCGAGCGTTGCCCGTATGCCGTGGTCGGCACCGCCACCGCTGAGCGCACGCTGCGGGTGGTCGATCCGCGTCGCGACCTGACCGTGATCGACCTGCCGATGGATGTGCTGTTCGGCAAGGCGCCGCGCATGCATCGCGACACCCAGCGGGTGAAGCCGCGCGTCGACCTGTTGCCGGACCTCAACGGCATCGCCATGGACGAGGCGCTGCTGCGTGTGCTGCGGCTGCCCACCGTGGGCAGCAAGAACTTCCTGATCACCATCGGCGACCGCACCGTGGGCGGCCTCAACCATCGCGATCCGATGGTCGGTCCGTGGCAGGTGCCAGTGGCCGACTGCGCGGTGACCATGGCCGATTTCGACGGCTATGCCGGCGAGGCGATGGCGATGGCCGAGCGGGCGCCGGTGGCGCTGCTCAACAGCGCCGACGCGGCGCGGCTCGCGGTCGGCGAGGCGATCACCAACATGGCGGCGGCATCGATCGGCAGCCTGGACGAGATCCGTCTCTCGGCCAACTGGATGGCCGCGGTGAATCACCCCGGCGAGGACGCCGCGTTGTTCGATGCGGTCAAGGCGGTGGGCATGGAACTGTGCCCGGCGCTGGATATCTCGATTCCGGTGGGCAAGGACTCGTTGTCCATGCAGACCGTATGGCACGACGGCGAGCAGTCGCAGCGCACGGTATCGCCGGTGTCGCTGGTGATCACCGGCTTCGCCCGCGTGGATGACGTGCGCCGCACGCTGACGCCGCAGCTGCGCATGGATCGTGGCGATTCCGACCTGTGGCTGGTCGATCTGGGTGCGGGTCGCGACCGTCTTGGCGGTTCGGCGCTGACCCAGGTGTTCAACCGCAAGGGCGGCGTGCCGCCCGACCTCGACGATGCGCGTCGCCTGAAGGCGCTGTTCGAGCTGGTGCAGGAGGCCAACCGTGCCGGTCTGCTGCTGGCCTACCACGACCGTTCCGATGGCGGTGCCATCGTCACCCTGATGGAAATGGCCTTCGCCGGCCACTGCGGCCTGGAAATCCATCTCGACGGCTGGGCCGAAGCGACCCTGCGCGCATTGTTCAACGAGGAACTCGGCGCCGTGCTGCAGGTGGCCGCGGCCAACCGCGAGGCGTTCGAGGCGCTGCTGGTGAAGTACAGCCTGGCCGGCATGAGCCATCGCATCGGCCGGCCCAAGGAAAAGCTGGGCATCAAGTTGTTCCTGGGCAACGAAACCGTGTTCAAGTGGAACTGGAGCACGCTGTTCCGTGCCTGGAACGAGACCAGCCATGCAATGCAGCGCCGGCGCGACAACCCGCTCAGCGCGGATGCCGAGCTGGAGTGGCGACTGGACGACAGCGACCCCGGCATCCACCCGAAGCTGAGCTTCGATCCGGCCGAGGATATCGCCGCATCGCTGATCCAGGCCGCCAGTGCCGGTGCCGCGAAGCCGCGCGTAGCGATCCTGCGCGAGCAGGGCGTGAACGGACAGGTCGAAATGGCCGCCGCGTTCACCCGGGCCGGGTTCGAGGCGGTGGACGTGCATATGAGCGACCTTGCTTCCGGTCGCATCAAGCTTGCCGATTTCCGCGGCCTTGCCGCTTGCGGCGGGTTTTCCTACGGCGACGTGCTGGGTGCCGGTCGTGGCTGGGCCACGTCCATCCTCTACAACGACGCGCTGCGCGCGCAGTTCGCCGCGTTCTTCGAGGACCCGACCAGGTTCGCGCTGGGCGTGTGCAACGGCTGCCAGATGCTGAGCCAGCTGAAGGACATCATTCCCGGCGCGCAGCACTGGCCGAAGTTCCTGCGCAACGCGTCGGAGCAGTACGAAGCCCGAGTGTGCACACTGGAAGTGCTCGATTCGCCCAGCATCTTCTTCAAGGGCATGGCCGGTTCGCGCATTCCGGTGGCGGTGGCGCACGGCGAAGGCCGGGTGAGTTTCCCGCACGAATGCAGCCCGTCCAAGTCGGGGAGTGCGGTGCGCTTCGTCGACAATCGCGGCAAGCCCACCGAGAACTACCCGCTCAATCCGAACGGCTCGCCCGGTGGCATGGCCGGTTTCACGGCCGCGGACGGTCGCGTGACGATCCTGATGCCGCATCCGGAACGTGTGTTCCGCAGCGCGCAGATGAGCTGGTGTCCCGACAGCTGGGGCGAGGACTCGCCCTGGATGCGGATGTTCCGCAATGCCAGGGTGTGGTGCGGCTGA
- a CDS encoding polyhydroxyalkanoate depolymerase, translated as MLYQIHEWQRAFLGPLSQFAEASALTLGDPAQPWAQWPGAQRMAAGYELLHRLGKDYEKPAFNIHSARAHDQEIAVIERVALDTPFCQLKRFKRFSDDPATIEAMKTEPVVLVVAPLSGHHATLLRDTVRTLLRDHKVYVTDWVDARMIPAEAGPFGLDDYVALIERFIRHIGAESLHVISVCQPTVPVLAAVSLMAARGEPTPRSLTMMGGPIDPRRSPTSVNNLATTQPLSWFKGNVIHTVPANYPGHGREVYPGFLQHAGFIAMNPSRHLQSHWDFYQNLLRGDQEDAESHRKFYDEYNAVLDMPAEFYLDTISTVFQNFLLPRGLWNVDGERVKPSAIKRSALLTIEGELDDISGPGQTQAAQELCSGIPAKRRAHSVIEGAGHYGIFSGRRWREVVYPQVRDFIRKFDDIPA; from the coding sequence ATGCTTTACCAGATCCACGAATGGCAACGCGCGTTTCTCGGCCCACTCAGCCAGTTCGCCGAGGCCAGCGCACTCACCCTGGGCGATCCGGCACAGCCATGGGCGCAATGGCCGGGTGCGCAGCGCATGGCCGCGGGTTATGAGCTGCTGCACCGACTGGGCAAGGATTACGAGAAGCCGGCCTTCAACATCCACAGTGCGCGCGCCCACGACCAGGAAATCGCGGTGATCGAGCGGGTGGCACTGGATACGCCGTTCTGCCAACTGAAGCGCTTCAAGCGCTTCAGTGACGACCCCGCCACCATCGAAGCCATGAAGACCGAGCCGGTGGTGCTGGTGGTGGCGCCGCTGTCCGGACACCACGCCACGCTGCTGCGCGACACCGTGCGCACACTGCTGCGCGATCACAAGGTGTACGTCACCGACTGGGTCGACGCACGCATGATTCCGGCGGAGGCCGGTCCATTCGGGCTGGACGATTACGTGGCACTGATCGAGCGCTTCATCCGCCACATCGGCGCCGAGTCGCTGCACGTGATTTCTGTATGCCAGCCGACCGTGCCGGTATTGGCCGCGGTGTCGTTGATGGCCGCACGCGGAGAGCCCACGCCGCGCAGCCTGACCATGATGGGCGGCCCGATCGACCCGCGCCGCAGCCCCACCAGCGTGAACAACCTGGCCACCACGCAACCACTGTCGTGGTTCAAGGGCAACGTGATCCACACCGTACCGGCCAACTATCCCGGCCACGGCCGCGAGGTATACCCGGGCTTCCTGCAGCATGCCGGGTTTATCGCGATGAACCCCAGCCGTCACCTGCAGTCGCACTGGGACTTCTACCAGAACCTGCTGCGCGGCGACCAGGAAGACGCCGAATCGCATCGCAAGTTCTACGACGAATACAACGCCGTGCTCGACATGCCTGCGGAGTTCTACCTGGACACCATCTCCACCGTGTTCCAGAACTTCCTGCTGCCGCGTGGCCTGTGGAACGTCGATGGCGAGCGGGTGAAGCCGTCGGCGATCAAGCGCAGCGCCCTGCTTACCATCGAAGGCGAGCTGGACGACATCTCCGGTCCGGGCCAGACCCAGGCCGCACAGGAACTGTGCAGCGGTATTCCGGCGAAGCGCCGCGCACACAGCGTGATCGAAGGTGCCGGCCATTACGGCATTTTCAGCGGCCGGCGCTGGCGCGAAGTGGTCTACCCGCAGGTGCGCGACTTCATCCGCAAGTTCGACGACATTCCGGCCTGA
- the lptF gene encoding LPS export ABC transporter permease LptF, with protein MLSILDRYFLRELGQTVAATAIVLLAIMSGTTFAQVLKQVANGSFPASVMFQVLGLNMLDSLSTLLLFAGFIGILLALGRMYRESEMHVLSSSGMGPRGLLRPIGILAFVLALLVGVVSLWLGPWAAAKSNQVVNAANRSVIAAGLDAGRFTDLPGKGGIILVDTLSRDGSQLGRTFIATDRTTKQGVHQIRLITGARGHLYQGSSGTDRYLELQDGWQYEIPLGADNWRRMQYATNDTALSNVQSDDEDNSDPEHAMDTLRLMRTNTADARAEFAWRTIAPAMALVLVMLAVPLARQSPREPRFGRLLLAVLGFYVYYLLLALCRGQIVKGHWHHAGSLWLVSALAFLLGAWLFRRQYAVRKPRRGAA; from the coding sequence ATGCTGAGCATCCTCGACCGCTATTTCCTGCGTGAGTTGGGCCAGACCGTGGCCGCTACCGCCATTGTGCTGCTGGCGATCATGTCCGGCACCACCTTCGCACAGGTCCTCAAACAGGTGGCCAACGGCAGCTTTCCGGCCAGCGTGATGTTCCAGGTGCTGGGCCTGAACATGCTGGACAGCCTGTCCACCCTGCTGCTGTTTGCGGGCTTCATCGGCATCCTGCTGGCACTGGGCCGGATGTACCGCGAAAGCGAAATGCACGTGCTGTCGTCCTCGGGCATGGGGCCGCGTGGGCTGCTGCGTCCGATCGGCATCCTGGCGTTCGTGCTGGCGCTGCTGGTGGGCGTGGTGTCGCTGTGGCTGGGGCCCTGGGCGGCGGCAAAGTCCAACCAGGTGGTGAACGCGGCGAACCGTTCGGTGATCGCCGCCGGCCTCGATGCAGGCCGCTTCACCGACCTGCCGGGCAAGGGCGGCATCATCCTGGTGGATACGCTCAGCCGCGACGGCAGCCAGCTCGGCCGCACCTTCATCGCCACCGACCGCACCACCAAGCAGGGTGTGCACCAGATCCGCCTGATCACCGGTGCCAGGGGGCATCTATACCAGGGCAGCAGCGGCACCGATCGCTACCTGGAACTGCAGGACGGCTGGCAGTACGAGATCCCGCTCGGCGCCGACAATTGGCGGCGCATGCAATACGCCACCAATGACACCGCGCTGTCGAACGTGCAGTCGGACGATGAGGACAACAGCGATCCCGAGCATGCCATGGATACGCTGAGGCTGATGCGCACCAACACCGCCGATGCCCGCGCCGAATTCGCCTGGCGCACGATCGCGCCGGCGATGGCGCTGGTGCTGGTGATGCTGGCGGTACCGCTGGCCCGACAGAGTCCGCGCGAACCGCGCTTTGGCCGTCTGTTGCTGGCAGTGCTGGGTTTCTACGTCTACTACCTGCTGCTGGCGTTGTGCCGCGGCCAGATCGTCAAGGGTCACTGGCACCATGCGGGGTCGCTGTGGCTGGTCAGTGCGCTGGCCTTCCTGCTGGGTGCCTGGCTGTTCCGGCGGCAGTACGCGGTACGCAAGCCGCGCCGGGGCGCTGCTTGA
- a CDS encoding PIN domain-containing protein has translation MSDSAPIAMACDVTRVVLDTNVCLDLFVFDDPRCTALRAALHAQRFEAVTRGDCRAEWLAVLAYPRLALDAERQVRAREAFDAVVRCLPDEQATALPVRLPRCADADDQKFLELAAAAGARMLFSRDAELLRLARRTEREGLFAILPPWGLPATV, from the coding sequence GTGTCTGATTCTGCGCCCATCGCGATGGCCTGCGACGTGACGCGGGTGGTGCTGGACACCAATGTCTGCCTGGACCTGTTCGTGTTCGACGACCCGCGCTGCACCGCATTGCGGGCGGCTCTGCATGCGCAGCGGTTCGAGGCCGTGACGCGTGGCGACTGCCGTGCGGAATGGCTGGCCGTGCTGGCTTATCCGCGACTGGCGCTGGACGCCGAGCGACAGGTGCGTGCCCGCGAGGCATTCGATGCCGTGGTCCGTTGTCTGCCGGACGAACAGGCGACGGCGTTGCCGGTACGCCTGCCGCGCTGCGCCGATGCGGACGACCAGAAGTTCCTCGAACTGGCAGCTGCCGCCGGTGCGCGCATGTTGTTCAGTCGCGATGCCGAGCTGCTGCGGCTGGCGCGCCGCACCGAGCGCGAGGGGCTGTTCGCGATCCTGCCGCCCTGGGGCCTGCCCGCGACGGTCTAG
- a CDS encoding disulfide isomerase DsbC N-terminal domain-containing protein — MLKKWMLAACVGGFALSAGVAGATDTDAGAAAAPAPEAVTLALEKFAPGLVIDKVEPSPLPGFYQVIAAGQLVYVSQDGKYMFHGDLVDLARHKSLSDVAWARFRKSELAKVPAAQRIIFAPPHPKYTVTVFTDVTCPYCRVLDQHMAEYNKEGIAVQYLAWPREGVTSTSGRPTPAYQETVSVWCAADRKAAFASAINGAAPKPATCVNPVKSQFDLGLKLGVNGTPTIIAEDGTVIGGYLSPVQMLQAVRKHSEG; from the coding sequence ATGCTGAAGAAATGGATGCTGGCCGCGTGCGTCGGTGGATTCGCGTTGAGCGCAGGCGTGGCCGGCGCGACCGATACCGATGCTGGTGCCGCGGCGGCTCCCGCGCCTGAAGCGGTGACCCTGGCGCTGGAAAAGTTCGCGCCGGGCCTGGTGATCGACAAGGTCGAGCCGTCACCGCTGCCGGGCTTCTACCAGGTCATCGCCGCCGGCCAGCTCGTCTACGTGAGCCAGGACGGCAAGTACATGTTCCATGGCGATCTGGTCGACCTGGCCCGTCACAAGAGCCTCAGCGACGTGGCCTGGGCCCGGTTCCGCAAGTCCGAGCTGGCCAAGGTGCCAGCCGCGCAGCGCATCATCTTCGCGCCGCCGCATCCGAAATACACCGTCACCGTGTTCACTGACGTCACCTGCCCGTATTGCCGCGTGCTCGACCAGCACATGGCCGAGTACAACAAGGAAGGCATCGCGGTGCAGTACCTGGCCTGGCCGCGCGAAGGCGTGACCAGCACCAGCGGTCGTCCCACGCCTGCCTACCAGGAAACGGTCTCGGTGTGGTGCGCGGCCGACCGCAAGGCCGCGTTCGCCTCGGCCATCAATGGAGCGGCGCCGAAGCCGGCCACCTGCGTGAACCCGGTGAAGTCGCAGTTCGACCTAGGCCTGAAGCTGGGCGTGAACGGTACGCCCACGATCATTGCCGAGGACGGCACCGTGATCGGCGGCTACCTGTCGCCGGTGCAGATGCTGCAGGCCGTGCGCAAGCACAGCGAGGGTTGA
- the xerD gene encoding site-specific tyrosine recombinase XerD, which produces MQDKKTHLTEVAPADAASIAAFLERVWSEDGLADRTLEAYRQDLEALARWLAGRGRCLDDARREDLSAFHAGTSAAVRSMARRQSAFRRYYAFRVRNEPGFDDPTVLIERPKTPRSLPKALAEREIEALLDAPDAGTTLGLRDRAMLELMYASGLRVSELVELPLAALNTRQGVLRITGKGGKDRLVPVGEVALAHIDAYLAGARPVLAKGRQPSALFLSNRGAGMTRQMFWVLVKRYALQVGIQARHISPHVLRHSFATHLLNHGADLRALQMLLGHSTLSTTQIYTLVAREGLKRLHARHHPRG; this is translated from the coding sequence ATGCAGGACAAGAAGACGCATCTTACCGAAGTGGCCCCGGCCGATGCCGCCAGCATAGCGGCGTTCTTGGAACGGGTATGGTCCGAGGACGGACTGGCCGATCGCACGCTGGAAGCCTACCGGCAGGACCTGGAAGCGCTGGCGCGCTGGCTGGCGGGGCGTGGACGCTGCCTGGACGACGCGCGACGCGAGGACCTGTCCGCTTTCCATGCCGGCACGTCGGCGGCGGTGCGTTCGATGGCGCGACGGCAGTCGGCGTTCCGCCGCTACTACGCGTTCCGGGTGCGCAACGAGCCGGGTTTCGACGACCCTACCGTCCTGATCGAGCGTCCGAAAACGCCGCGCAGCCTGCCCAAGGCGCTGGCCGAGCGCGAGATCGAGGCACTGCTCGACGCCCCCGACGCCGGCACCACGCTGGGGCTGCGCGATCGCGCGATGCTGGAGCTGATGTATGCCTCCGGCCTGCGCGTGTCGGAACTGGTGGAGCTGCCGCTGGCCGCGCTCAACACCCGCCAGGGCGTGCTGCGGATCACCGGCAAGGGCGGCAAGGACCGGCTGGTGCCGGTGGGCGAGGTGGCGCTGGCGCACATCGATGCCTATCTGGCCGGCGCCCGTCCGGTGCTGGCGAAAGGGCGCCAGCCGTCGGCCCTGTTCCTCAGCAACCGTGGCGCGGGCATGACCCGGCAGATGTTCTGGGTGCTGGTGAAACGCTATGCGCTGCAGGTGGGCATCCAGGCCCGGCATATCTCGCCGCATGTGCTGCGGCATTCCTTCGCCACGCACCTGCTCAACCACGGGGCGGACCTGCGTGCGCTGCAGATGCTGCTCGGACACAGCACGCTCAGTACCACGCAGATCTATACCCTGGTTGCGCGTGAAGGCCTGAAACGGCTGCATGCCCGGCATCATCCGCGCGGTTGA
- a CDS encoding threonine aldolase family protein codes for MPLNYLHAAHDFARDRGLALHLDGARLFNAAVASGVPARGIARYFDSVSVCLSKGLGAPVGSVLVGSSALIDKARRWRKVTGGGWRQAGMLAAAALHALDHHVARLADDHARAARLAEGLHGMPGVETLGQHTNMAFVSVPAERLQALDAHLREAGIRISIGYLPMLRLVTHLDVDDEGVERTLAAFRSFFVTP; via the coding sequence TTGCCGCTCAACTACCTGCATGCCGCGCACGATTTCGCGCGGGACCGGGGGCTGGCGCTGCATCTGGACGGCGCACGCCTGTTCAATGCCGCGGTCGCCTCGGGAGTGCCGGCGCGCGGGATCGCACGCTATTTCGACAGCGTGTCGGTATGCCTTTCGAAGGGGCTGGGAGCGCCGGTGGGCTCGGTGCTGGTGGGCTCATCGGCGCTGATCGACAAGGCACGGCGTTGGCGCAAGGTAACCGGTGGCGGCTGGCGTCAGGCCGGCATGCTTGCCGCGGCGGCGCTGCATGCGCTGGATCATCACGTGGCCCGCCTGGCTGACGATCATGCGCGTGCGGCACGACTGGCCGAGGGCCTGCATGGCATGCCGGGCGTGGAAACGCTGGGGCAGCACACCAACATGGCTTTCGTCAGCGTGCCGGCGGAGCGTCTGCAGGCACTGGACGCACATCTGCGCGAGGCGGGTATCCGCATCAGCATCGGCTATCTGCCGATGCTGCGGCTGGTGACGCATCTGGATGTCGATGACGAGGGCGTCGAGCGGACGCTGGCCGCGTTCCGCTCGTTCTTCGTCACGCCGTAA
- a CDS encoding RDD family protein — MNRHDMTPCPLWVRLIALLYDLLAVTALVMVVGLVCQLATHGRLIGDGPHGHVVWWYQPLQGTLVASYFLASWRRGGQTLGMRPWHTRVRALDGTPLRWRQALLRLLVAALPLAMLAAAPMLGIPATLWLILLAWTIWFTVALVDPRRRALHDLAAGTMVSRHD; from the coding sequence ATGAACCGCCACGACATGACACCCTGTCCGCTGTGGGTACGCCTGATTGCACTGCTCTACGACCTGCTGGCGGTCACTGCGCTGGTGATGGTGGTCGGTCTGGTGTGCCAGTTGGCCACGCATGGCCGATTGATCGGCGATGGCCCGCACGGACACGTCGTCTGGTGGTACCAGCCATTGCAGGGCACCTTGGTGGCCTCGTATTTCCTGGCCTCATGGCGGCGTGGCGGACAGACCCTGGGCATGCGCCCATGGCATACTCGCGTGCGCGCGCTGGACGGTACGCCACTGCGCTGGCGACAGGCCCTGCTGCGCTTGCTGGTGGCGGCATTGCCGCTGGCCATGCTGGCCGCGGCACCCATGCTGGGCATTCCCGCCACCCTTTGGCTGATCCTGCTGGCCTGGACGATCTGGTTCACGGTCGCCCTGGTGGATCCGCGTCGTCGCGCCCTGCATGACTTGGCGGCCGGCACGATGGTCTCTCGCCACGACTGA